A genomic region of Bombus pyrosoma isolate SC7728 linkage group LG6, ASM1482585v1, whole genome shotgun sequence contains the following coding sequences:
- the LOC122568707 gene encoding uncharacterized protein LOC122568707: MKRGMITARRRSVVVKIITRLKQRRTAMNENINRKVKDVFLLNERVFLIWDAWPLRKKYTKFVMYMSYLSVHMVIMYIDLIEAFGNLESMVGNIIDNTIATATYFILFLLRFNKLIEHGIVTVREEIAKSKFETVEEMRLYFAYHNISDKFGRYAITTTLVIATLWYLSPMLHLLKLDSGQSNESSKAYKLPFRAYAFLDYQDDFRNFIIMYLYQFPLVFIALSHISAISLLVNLVLHICGKFSILSYRIQNIATNSNVNLDSVIKEFVIAHVKLITTANSVNSALQVFLLVELLQTTIRMATIVYMMLLNPSGSFVSTLTYGLYISIIISMLYLYSFIGEQLSNESMKVSEAFYATDWNNLSLHNQKLLLLVMSLGRQTLHVTAGKFYTFSLYGFIDVSKY; this comes from the exons ATGAAACGCGGTATGATAACGGCGCGGCGACGGTCAGTAGTTGTTAAAATCATAACTCGATTAAAACAACGAAGAACTGCGATGAAC gaaaatataaacagaAAAGTGAAAGACGTGTTCTTACTAAACGAAAGGGTTTTTCTGATCTGGGATGCGTGGCccttaagaaaaaaatacacgaaattcGTTATGTACATGTCCTATCTCAGCGTACATATGGTCATAATGTACATTGACCTGATCGAAGCATTCGGAAATTTAGAATCGATGGTGGGAAACATTATAGATAATACCATAGCAACCGCTAcctattttatactatttttgcTTCGATTCAACAAACTGATCGAACACGGGATCGTTACTGTGAGAGAAGAAATTGCTAAGAGTAAGTTTGAAACTGTGGAGGAGATGCGCTTGTACTTCGCGTATCACAACATTTCGGATAAATTCGGTAGATACGCCATTACAACGACTTTAGTGATAGCAACTCTCTGGTACTTGTCACCTATGCTGCATTTGTTGAAGCTTGATTCAG gACAAAGCAATGAATCATCGAAAGCTTACAAATTGCCTTTCCGAGCTTATGCTTTTCTCGATTATCAAGACGACTTTCGGAACTTCATTATCATGTATTTATACCAGTTTCCACTTGTATTCATTGCATTAAGCCATATAAGCGCCATCAGTTTGTTAGTTAACTTGGTGCTACACATCTGCGGTAAATTCTCAATCTTGTCGTATCgtatacaaaatattgccACGAATTCAAACGTTAATTTAGACAGTGTAATCAAAGAATTCGTGATCGCGCATGTAAAACTAATTAC GACAGCAAACTCCGTCAATTCAGCCCTGCAAGTTTTTCTTTTGGTGGAACTATTGCAAACAACCATTAGAATGGCGACCATCGTATACATGATGCTTCTA aATCCCTCGGGAAGTTTCGTGAGCACTTTGACTTACGGTTTATACATTtcgataattatatcgatgTTATATCTATACTCTTTCATAGGAGAACAGTTGTCAAACGAA tCGATGAAAGTGAGCGAAGCGTTTTATGCTACGGACTGGAATAATTTATCGCTGCATAATCAAAAGTTATTGCTTCTGGTTATGTCTCTTGGACGACAGACATTGCACGTTACAGCtggaaaattttatacctTCTCATTGTACGGTTTTATCGATGTaagtaaatattga